A stretch of bacterium DNA encodes these proteins:
- a CDS encoding helix-turn-helix transcriptional regulator — translation MSARTQGIQISTSESSKRLVDFLESTDLHKKDFAEMIGVTLSYVYSLIDNTIPFSTRITTLERIALVMSLSPDEFPEYKISEEPKLIDKGLQFLKEKQKKAELTNLQLIKKFPRQKRVEIVDLWRGAEPLPLDWNYLSSIAAALGISPKEIYPYWQSRMQQYLLLGGIDIMANSLLLDSMFEGAKSYLKI, via the coding sequence ATGTCCGCTAGAACTCAAGGAATCCAGATATCTACAAGTGAAAGCAGCAAAAGACTTGTTGATTTTTTGGAATCAACTGATCTTCATAAAAAAGATTTTGCTGAAATGATCGGTGTAACTCTGTCTTATGTTTACAGCCTTATAGACAATACTATTCCTTTTTCAACAAGAATAACAACTTTAGAAAGAATCGCTCTGGTTATGAGCCTTTCTCCTGATGAATTTCCTGAATACAAAATTTCAGAAGAGCCTAAATTAATAGATAAAGGTTTACAATTTCTTAAAGAAAAACAAAAAAAGGCAGAATTGACAAATCTTCAGTTAATAAAAAAATTTCCAAGACAAAAAAGGGTAGAAATAGTAGACTTATGGAGAGGAGCTGAACCGCTTCCGTTAGATTGGAATTACCTTTCTTCCATAGCAGCGGCTCTGGGTATTTCTCCAAAAGAAATTTATCCGTACTGGCAATCCAGAATGCAGCAATATTTGCTGCTAGGAGGCATTGATATAATGGCAAACAGTTTATTGCTTGATTCAATGTTTGAAGGGGCAAAAAGTTATTTAAAAATATAA
- a CDS encoding GNAT family N-acetyltransferase codes for MEIFVRSALESDIEKIKPYLDEYGLDNENLDYRRFFVAEILNELAGFGRIKQYGNICEIASIGVIEQFRGTGVGRKIIEKLIDIAPSEEIWLTTIIPEYFEQFGFLKEENIPDEILLKCERVCGKVNKTAQNSHFMCYRKTNSFKYTKPTLHKKLLLL; via the coding sequence ATGGAAATTTTTGTCAGATCAGCGCTGGAGTCTGATATAGAAAAAATAAAGCCTTATCTTGATGAATACGGGCTTGATAACGAAAATCTTGATTATCGCCGGTTTTTTGTAGCTGAAATCCTAAACGAGTTAGCCGGGTTTGGAAGAATTAAACAATACGGTAATATCTGTGAAATTGCATCAATAGGTGTTATAGAGCAATTTAGAGGAACTGGTGTCGGACGAAAAATAATAGAAAAGCTTATAGATATTGCACCTTCAGAAGAAATTTGGCTAACTACTATTATCCCTGAGTATTTTGAACAATTTGGTTTTCTGAAAGAAGAAAATATCCCTGATGAAATACTTTTAAAGTGCGAAAGAGTCTGCGGCAAAGTAAACAAAACAGCACAGAATTCGCACTTTATGTGTTATAGGAAAACAAATTCCTTTAAATACACTAAACCTACTTTACATAAAAAACTCTTGTTGCTATAA
- a CDS encoding MerR family transcriptional regulator: MDLKPDIPFYSISQTATLVGVTADRLRTYDEEGLIKPYRNPKNKRLYSQNDITYLKCIRKFIHEYGISIKGLKLLLELMSCSELLAKVSDNPACESCGIISCRILYKNSNFQ, encoded by the coding sequence ATGGATTTAAAACCTGATATTCCGTTTTATTCTATATCCCAAACAGCAACGCTTGTTGGTGTTACTGCTGACCGTTTAAGAACTTATGATGAAGAAGGATTAATAAAGCCATATAGAAATCCGAAAAACAAACGATTATATTCACAAAATGATATTACTTATCTCAAATGTATCAGAAAATTTATACATGAATATGGCATTAGCATTAAAGGGTTGAAGCTGTTATTAGAACTTATGTCCTGTTCTGAATTATTAGCAAAAGTTTCTGATAATCCGGCATGTGAAAGTTGCGGAATTATTTCTTGCCGCATTTTGTACAAAAATTCGAATTTTCAATAA
- a CDS encoding PHP domain-containing protein, producing MKTISKGATHIHTTYSDGTSTIKQIAKTAKKAGLEWIIITDHNNLIGLKEEGWYDGLAVIVGEEISPPSSNHYLAFDIQQTISANLTPQEVIDEVTKQGGFGFIAHPDESTSRKHNMPPLIWTDWEIKGFQGLEIWNYLSDWGDEFDPKQGFHHYLFKNHLLKGPTQKVLNWWDRLNNDSPEIFPAIGSLDAHALKHYLFKSFHLKIFSYNDSFKTITNYIYLEEKLSSDFNQAKKQIYDALRGGNNIIINRIWSKKSDEIGFYIENSTQKAFSGDKITFSEENILTVKLPKKGNIKILLDGKVIKDVFTYEFQMSDLKTGKYRLEVRYKNRPWIFSNPVIIER from the coding sequence ATGAAAACTATAAGCAAGGGCGCAACTCATATACATACAACTTATTCAGATGGAACAAGCACAATAAAACAAATAGCAAAAACTGCTAAAAAAGCAGGACTTGAATGGATAATAATAACAGACCATAACAATCTTATCGGTTTAAAAGAAGAAGGCTGGTATGACGGTTTAGCTGTTATTGTCGGAGAAGAAATAAGCCCTCCTTCAAGCAACCATTATCTTGCATTTGATATTCAACAAACAATTTCTGCGAATTTAACACCGCAGGAAGTCATTGATGAGGTTACAAAGCAAGGCGGTTTTGGCTTTATTGCTCATCCTGATGAAAGCACAAGCAGAAAACATAACATGCCTCCTTTGATATGGACTGATTGGGAAATAAAAGGTTTTCAAGGACTGGAAATCTGGAATTATTTATCAGATTGGGGTGATGAATTTGATCCGAAACAAGGTTTTCACCATTATTTATTTAAAAATCATTTATTAAAAGGTCCTACACAGAAGGTGCTTAACTGGTGGGACAGATTAAACAATGATAGTCCCGAGATATTTCCTGCTATTGGCAGTCTTGATGCGCATGCACTAAAACACTATTTGTTTAAATCCTTTCATCTTAAAATATTTTCTTATAATGATTCTTTCAAAACCATTACAAATTATATTTATCTGGAGGAAAAATTATCTTCAGACTTTAATCAAGCAAAAAAACAAATATATGATGCTTTAAGAGGTGGTAATAATATAATAATAAACCGTATTTGGAGCAAAAAATCCGATGAAATAGGCTTTTATATAGAAAACAGCACTCAAAAAGCTTTTTCAGGAGATAAAATAACTTTTAGCGAAGAAAACATATTAACTGTAAAACTCCCTAAAAAAGGAAATATAAAAATTCTTCTTGATGGAAAAGTTATTAAAGATGTATTTACTTATGAATTCCAAATGAGCGACTTAAAAACAGGTAAATACAGACTTGAAGTTCGATATAAAAATAGACCATGGATTTTTTCAAACCCTGTAATCATTGAGAGGTAG
- the pth gene encoding aminoacyl-tRNA hydrolase, giving the protein MKIIAGLGNPGEKYKNTRHNIGFMATEALASGHNIKGTFSTKFNAIIGKGMINKEEVIIVQPLTYMNLSGEAVSKIMNWYKVDLADLFVVFDDVSLDIGKIRLREEGSAGSHNGIKSIISCCGGQKFPRLKIGIGPNPGEHLWASYVLEKFTDEESKILKKIIPLSVEAMEDYLLMGINFAQNKYNGISVI; this is encoded by the coding sequence ATGAAAATAATAGCCGGTCTGGGAAATCCAGGTGAAAAATATAAAAACACAAGACATAACATAGGTTTTATGGCGACAGAAGCTCTTGCTTCCGGTCATAATATTAAAGGCACTTTTAGCACTAAGTTTAATGCTATAATCGGCAAAGGGATGATTAATAAAGAAGAAGTCATTATTGTTCAGCCTTTAACCTACATGAATCTTTCAGGGGAAGCGGTTTCTAAAATTATGAACTGGTATAAAGTTGATCTTGCCGACTTATTTGTCGTTTTTGATGATGTAAGTCTGGATATAGGCAAGATAAGACTTAGGGAAGAAGGTTCTGCAGGAAGCCATAACGGCATAAAATCAATAATATCGTGCTGCGGCGGACAAAAATTCCCCCGACTTAAAATCGGAATAGGACCCAATCCGGGTGAGCATTTATGGGCATCTTACGTACTTGAAAAATTTACTGATGAAGAATCAAAAATTCTCAAAAAAATAATTCCTTTAAGCGTAGAGGCTATGGAAGATTACCTTTTAATGGGTATAAATTTTGCCCAAAATAAATATAATGGTATTAGTGTTATATAA
- a CDS encoding UDP-N-acetylmuramoyl-L-alanyl-D-glutamate--2,6-diaminopimelate ligase, whose translation MTDKLNQLIEYLKPEEIYNLNEDNNIEITGVSFNSKTAKPGNIFVCIKGEHSDGHNFAKNAVDNGAVAIISEKELPETDIPVLIVKDTELALAQTAACLYDFPSKKINLIGITGTNGKTTVTHLIQNIFEKADLKCGLIGTLGNRYSSTDTYISSGHTTPQASDLQKVFRDFLDKDIKNAVMEVSSHSIEQHRIAECTFKGAILTNLTQDHLDYHITMGNYFLAKSKLFSTLENNSESYAVINRDDSYAERFIEATPSNVRILSYGINNKADVMAENIEFSVYGSKFTCITPFGSKEVNLQMTGMFSIYNALAAISAGLSERIHLNTCVEALESTPSVAGRFEVVARKPLIIVDYAHTPDGLENVLNTAREIVPHNGKLICVFGCGGDRDATKRPQMGRIAETLSDKAIITSDNPRSEDPQQIITDILSGIKTLNSRKILVEVDRGAAIETAIRISSENDVILLAGKGHEDYQILNNETIHFDDREEAKKALEKALNK comes from the coding sequence ATGACTGACAAACTAAATCAACTTATAGAATATCTTAAACCCGAAGAAATATATAACCTGAATGAAGATAATAATATAGAAATTACGGGAGTTTCTTTTAATTCTAAAACTGCAAAACCAGGCAACATCTTTGTTTGCATAAAAGGAGAGCATTCAGACGGTCATAATTTTGCAAAAAATGCTGTCGATAATGGTGCAGTTGCAATAATTTCCGAAAAAGAATTACCGGAAACAGATATTCCTGTATTAATAGTAAAAGATACAGAGCTTGCGCTTGCTCAAACAGCAGCCTGCTTATATGATTTTCCCTCTAAAAAAATAAATTTAATCGGAATTACGGGGACAAACGGAAAAACAACAGTAACACACCTTATACAAAATATTTTCGAAAAAGCCGATTTAAAATGCGGTCTTATCGGAACACTTGGAAACAGGTATTCTTCAACTGATACATATATTTCAAGCGGACATACAACGCCTCAGGCAAGCGATTTACAAAAAGTTTTCAGGGATTTTCTTGATAAAGACATAAAAAATGCAGTAATGGAAGTAAGTTCACATTCCATAGAACAGCACCGCATAGCTGAATGTACTTTCAAAGGAGCTATCTTAACCAATCTTACTCAGGATCACCTTGATTATCATATTACTATGGGGAATTATTTCCTTGCTAAAAGCAAATTATTCAGCACTCTGGAAAATAATTCCGAAAGTTATGCGGTTATTAACAGAGATGACAGCTATGCAGAAAGATTTATAGAAGCCACACCTTCTAATGTAAGAATATTATCCTATGGAATAAATAACAAAGCTGATGTTATGGCAGAAAATATTGAATTTTCTGTGTACGGCTCAAAATTTACCTGTATAACTCCTTTCGGGTCTAAAGAAGTAAATCTCCAAATGACGGGGATGTTTAGTATTTATAATGCACTTGCGGCTATCAGTGCAGGTCTGTCGGAAAGAATTCATTTAAATACCTGTGTAGAAGCACTTGAATCAACACCTTCTGTGGCGGGAAGATTTGAAGTGGTAGCAAGAAAACCGCTTATAATCGTTGATTACGCTCATACTCCGGACGGGCTGGAAAATGTATTAAATACAGCAAGAGAAATTGTCCCGCATAACGGGAAATTAATATGTGTTTTTGGATGCGGAGGCGACAGGGATGCAACAAAACGTCCTCAAATGGGTAGAATTGCAGAAACTCTTTCCGATAAGGCAATAATAACTTCTGACAACCCTCGTTCTGAAGACCCTCAGCAAATTATTACCGATATTTTGTCTGGAATAAAGACTTTGAATTCAAGAAAAATCCTTGTTGAGGTTGATAGAGGTGCTGCTATAGAAACAGCTATAAGAATTTCAAGTGAAAATGATGTAATTCTTCTTGCAGGAAAAGGGCATGAGGATTATCAAATATTAAATAACGAGACTATTCACTTTGATGACAGGGAAGAAGCAAAAAAAGCCCTTGAAAAAGCCCTTAATAAATAA
- a CDS encoding penicillin-binding protein 2 — MKYLFQLKSKKYDRWSIIIQGLLFLFALIIIAKLFFIQIIQGNELKNKASENRQSARDFSFRGEIVDRNGIRLAGDTTLYDIYAHPQYYNKKTNLDLIASILSPALKQSKKELKEKLSHYTESTISIAKNVSMEVVEKVIRPEISKNEIRGLDFVRKNTRVYPQGNLASHILGYINSDANLSAGVENTGRKNLEKTPEIKPIEYDGRGNVIYDLNTNPKIVTTPLKGSKLCLTIDSAIQHTAETELKKMIDKTRAEKGAVIILLPKSGEILGFAVYPTYNPNKYNKFNASIVKNWALSDVYPPGSTFKILTVASALETGAITKNETVLDTGKAKIQGWTIQNYDYAKRPYPGIIDLKTLFVHSSNIGSLRISLKIPPYQHYKMLKLFGIGQKTGIDLPGESAGIFPPPNTWSESTHASMGYGYGIASTPIQIASAVATIANKGVWVAPHVIKYMSEEEYHNKIKARRVLSEKTAADLTEILAESIEASEAKSGKIPKYRVAGKTGTSKKPNANGIGYSNGIYTSFAGFFPVKNPQVLIMAVVDSPKTGNSWGSTVAGPVFNAVAIEVGRVLHLEPDKKDTDDNKKE; from the coding sequence ATGAAATATCTATTCCAGCTAAAATCTAAAAAGTATGACAGATGGTCAATTATCATACAAGGTTTATTGTTTTTATTTGCGTTAATAATTATAGCTAAACTTTTTTTTATACAAATAATTCAAGGGAATGAACTCAAAAACAAAGCAAGTGAAAACAGACAGTCTGCAAGAGATTTCAGTTTTCGCGGAGAAATAGTAGACCGTAACGGAATCAGGCTTGCAGGCGATACAACACTTTATGATATTTATGCACACCCTCAATATTATAATAAAAAAACTAATCTTGATTTAATAGCTTCCATACTTTCACCTGCTTTAAAGCAATCCAAAAAAGAATTAAAAGAAAAATTGAGCCATTATACAGAATCAACTATTTCTATAGCTAAAAATGTTAGTATGGAAGTCGTTGAAAAAGTTATCAGACCTGAAATATCAAAAAACGAAATTAGAGGGCTTGACTTTGTAAGGAAAAACACTCGTGTTTATCCTCAGGGGAATTTAGCTTCGCACATTTTAGGGTATATAAATTCTGATGCAAATTTGTCGGCAGGGGTTGAAAATACAGGACGAAAAAATCTTGAAAAAACGCCCGAAATTAAGCCTATAGAATACGACGGCAGAGGGAATGTCATTTATGATCTGAATACTAATCCAAAAATCGTAACAACTCCGCTAAAAGGCTCTAAATTGTGCTTAACTATTGATTCTGCGATTCAGCACACAGCCGAAACCGAACTCAAAAAAATGATAGACAAAACAAGAGCAGAAAAAGGTGCTGTAATTATTCTATTGCCAAAAAGCGGTGAAATTCTCGGTTTTGCGGTATATCCAACATATAATCCGAACAAATATAACAAATTCAACGCATCAATAGTAAAAAATTGGGCATTAAGCGATGTATATCCACCCGGTTCAACTTTTAAAATCCTTACAGTTGCTTCAGCGCTTGAAACAGGAGCAATCACAAAAAATGAAACTGTACTGGATACAGGAAAAGCAAAAATACAGGGCTGGACAATTCAAAATTATGATTATGCAAAGCGACCTTACCCCGGTATAATTGATTTAAAAACTCTCTTTGTCCACAGCAGCAACATTGGAAGCCTTAGAATATCGCTCAAAATACCTCCCTATCAACATTACAAGATGCTAAAACTCTTTGGGATAGGTCAAAAAACAGGCATAGACCTCCCCGGAGAATCAGCAGGAATTTTCCCTCCACCAAACACATGGAGTGAATCAACACACGCTTCAATGGGGTACGGCTACGGTATAGCTTCTACACCGATCCAGATTGCTTCAGCAGTTGCTACTATTGCAAATAAAGGTGTTTGGGTAGCCCCGCATGTTATAAAATACATGAGTGAAGAAGAATATCACAATAAAATAAAAGCAAGAAGAGTGTTGTCAGAAAAAACAGCCGCCGATTTAACAGAAATTCTTGCTGAAAGTATAGAAGCAAGTGAAGCAAAATCAGGAAAAATTCCTAAATACAGGGTTGCAGGCAAAACAGGTACTTCAAAAAAACCTAATGCCAATGGAATAGGCTATTCAAACGGAATTTACACCTCTTTTGCCGGATTTTTCCCGGTAAAAAATCCACAAGTATTAATTATGGCAGTAGTAGACAGCCCAAAAACAGGAAATTCATGGGGAAGTACCGTGGCAGGTCCTGTGTTTAATGCTGTAGCTATTGAGGTAGGAAGAGTCCTCCACCTTGAACCTGATAAAAAAGACACTGACGATAACAAAAAAGAATAG
- a CDS encoding CoA protein activase, translated as MGTIYIVIASLIRSLGGEVVIPPKTSKKTLSIGTQYSPEAICLPYKLLLGNYIEAIEHGAEAVIMINSPGICRLGEYSTSIRNALDDLGYKIKYIDLDLYKGKFAEMMKCLKMVTGNSNLLTIANGLNIAFNKIFVLDNLDSILSHYRAREFEYGESERAYNKALKWIDEASTKKELKEAHILAMQEIKKTPIDKEKEILKVDLTGEIFMVLDSFSNQNLERELGKLGVETKRSMNLSGWLKTAIIPKFMRKEETHIERAFKFAKPYLLRDIGGDAIESVSDVAYATSKGIDGIIHISPFTCMPEIMSQNIFPRMREDGSIPILALVLDEQTGTAGFVTRLEAFVDLIRRRKLVMS; from the coding sequence ATGGGAACTATTTATATAGTAATAGCATCTTTAATCCGTTCACTCGGAGGTGAGGTAGTTATCCCCCCCAAAACAAGCAAAAAAACATTATCTATAGGGACTCAATACAGTCCTGAAGCAATTTGTCTTCCTTATAAACTGCTTCTCGGCAATTACATCGAAGCTATAGAACATGGCGCAGAAGCTGTAATAATGATTAACAGTCCCGGTATTTGTCGGCTTGGCGAATATAGCACATCAATCAGAAATGCTCTTGATGATCTGGGATACAAGATAAAATATATAGATTTAGACCTTTACAAAGGCAAGTTTGCCGAAATGATGAAATGTTTGAAAATGGTAACAGGAAATTCTAATCTGCTTACCATTGCTAACGGTTTGAACATTGCATTTAACAAAATTTTCGTACTTGATAATCTCGATAGCATCCTTTCTCATTACAGAGCAAGAGAATTTGAGTATGGAGAATCAGAAAGAGCATATAATAAAGCTTTAAAATGGATCGATGAAGCTTCTACAAAAAAAGAACTAAAAGAAGCACACATACTTGCAATGCAGGAAATTAAAAAAACTCCTATAGATAAAGAAAAAGAAATATTAAAAGTTGATCTTACGGGAGAAATTTTTATGGTTCTTGACTCTTTTTCCAATCAAAATCTCGAAAGAGAACTCGGGAAACTCGGCGTTGAAACAAAAAGAAGCATGAATCTTAGCGGATGGCTCAAAACAGCAATAATTCCAAAATTTATGAGAAAAGAAGAAACTCATATCGAAAGAGCCTTTAAATTTGCAAAACCTTACCTTTTAAGAGATATAGGCGGAGATGCAATAGAATCAGTGAGTGACGTGGCTTATGCCACAAGCAAAGGCATTGACGGGATTATACATATAAGCCCTTTTACTTGCATGCCGGAGATTATGTCGCAGAATATTTTCCCGAGAATGAGGGAAGATGGTTCAATTCCTATTCTTGCACTTGTACTTGACGAGCAAACAGGCACAGCAGGATTTGTAACAAGGCTCGAAGCGTTTGTTGATCTCATCAGAAGAAGAAAGCTGGTTATGAGCTAA
- a CDS encoding helix-turn-helix transcriptional regulator yields the protein MNDNALSNFGKKVKQLREEKGWSQEKLALDIEVDKSYIGRIERAERYPNLKTIIKLADALNVQVKDLFDI from the coding sequence ATGAATGACAATGCTTTATCTAACTTTGGTAAAAAAGTTAAACAATTGAGAGAAGAAAAAGGCTGGTCGCAAGAGAAGCTTGCTTTGGATATAGAAGTGGACAAGTCTTATATCGGCAGAATTGAGCGTGCAGAACGTTACCCGAATTTAAAAACAATAATAAAATTAGCCGATGCGTTAAACGTTCAGGTTAAAGATTTATTTGATATTTAA
- the rsmH gene encoding 16S rRNA (cytosine(1402)-N(4))-methyltransferase RsmH codes for MEFTHKTVLLNEAVDGLNCERKKLYIDATAGGGGHSSEIAKKIGTEGQLLAFDVDEDAIKAASEKLAGFSNTRVIKSSYTQIPLALKELGIKKITGGVLFDLGASYHQLTTQERGFSFMKEAYLDMRFNKEQSLTAYEIVNKYKESDIADILFKYGEERFSRRIAKKIIEKRKEKPIETTTELANIVKASVSFQKNGLHPATRVFQGLRIAVNRELEVIETTLQQIIHLLDKDARIVVISFHSLEDRLVKNIFKQYSTDCLCPMEQLICSCEPKKLKILTKKPLTPSLEELKDNPSARSAKMRIAEKI; via the coding sequence ATGGAATTTACGCATAAAACTGTACTTTTAAACGAAGCCGTAGATGGTTTAAACTGCGAGAGAAAAAAGTTATATATTGATGCAACAGCCGGAGGTGGCGGTCATTCAAGTGAAATAGCAAAAAAAATTGGCACAGAAGGGCAGCTTCTCGCTTTTGATGTTGATGAAGATGCTATAAAAGCAGCTTCAGAAAAATTGGCGGGATTTTCAAATACCCGAGTCATAAAATCAAGTTATACCCAGATCCCGCTTGCTTTAAAAGAATTAGGAATAAAAAAAATCACAGGAGGGGTTTTATTTGACCTCGGTGCGTCTTACCACCAGCTTACAACGCAGGAAAGAGGATTTAGCTTCATGAAAGAAGCTTATCTTGACATGAGATTCAACAAAGAACAATCTTTAACGGCTTATGAAATAGTAAATAAATATAAAGAGTCAGATATTGCTGATATTCTTTTTAAATATGGAGAAGAAAGATTTTCCAGAAGAATTGCAAAAAAAATTATTGAAAAAAGAAAAGAAAAACCGATTGAAACAACCACAGAACTTGCAAATATTGTAAAAGCTTCAGTGTCTTTTCAAAAAAATGGTCTTCATCCGGCAACAAGAGTTTTTCAAGGACTGAGAATAGCTGTCAACAGGGAACTTGAAGTTATTGAAACAACCCTGCAACAAATCATTCATTTATTAGATAAAGATGCTAGAATAGTTGTTATAAGTTTCCACTCTTTGGAAGACAGGCTTGTAAAAAACATATTTAAACAGTACAGCACTGACTGTTTATGTCCGATGGAACAGCTTATTTGTTCATGTGAGCCTAAAAAATTAAAAATCCTTACGAAAAAACCTTTAACTCCTTCTCTTGAGGAGTTAAAAGACAATCCATCCGCCAGAAGTGCAAAAATGCGTATAGCCGAAAAAATATAA
- a CDS encoding secondary thiamine-phosphate synthase enzyme YjbQ, with protein MPVITERFNLTTKGFTAIVDITEQIKEIIKNHDHKEAQVMVYVAGSTASITTIEYEPGLLKDIPEAFEAIVPMNKTYHHDQTWNDSNGFSHIRASMIGNSQSFPVKNHELILGTWQQIVLIDFDNKPRTRCVYVQIIY; from the coding sequence ATGCCTGTTATTACAGAAAGATTTAATCTCACAACTAAAGGCTTTACAGCTATTGTTGATATAACTGAGCAAATAAAAGAAATTATTAAAAATCATGATCATAAAGAGGCGCAGGTTATGGTATATGTTGCTGGAAGTACGGCTTCTATTACTACTATTGAATACGAACCGGGTTTGTTAAAAGACATTCCTGAAGCTTTTGAGGCAATCGTTCCAATGAATAAAACATATCATCATGACCAAACATGGAATGACAGCAATGGTTTTTCTCATATTAGGGCATCTATGATCGGAAATTCACAGTCTTTTCCCGTAAAAAATCACGAATTAATTCTCGGGACATGGCAGCAGATAGTTTTGATAGATTTTGACAACAAACCTCGCACACGGTGTGTTTATGTGCAGATTATTTATTAA